The following coding sequences are from one Salvelinus namaycush isolate Seneca chromosome 23, SaNama_1.0, whole genome shotgun sequence window:
- the LOC120018664 gene encoding sericin-1-like, which produces MTSGPGAATGSHSFTGSPGSPASTGSSGSHAFTGSPGSPASTGSSGSHAFTGSPGSPASTGSSGSHAFTGSPGSPASTGSSGSHASVGSPGSTASDGLSGSAHQQG; this is translated from the coding sequence ATGACGTCGGGTCCGGGAGCAGCTACAGGCTCTCATTCCTTcaccggatcgccaggctcccctgcctccacCGGTTCATCAGGCTCTCATGCCTTCActggatcgccaggctcccctgcctccacCGGTTCATCAGGCTCTCATGCCTTCActggatcgccaggctcccctgcctccacCGGTTCATCAGGCTCTCATGCCTTCActggatcgccaggctcccctgcctccacCGGTTcatcaggctctcatgcctcagtcGGATCGCCAGGTTCCACTGCCTCAGACGGTCTGTCAGGTTCTGCGCATCAGCAGGGGTGA